In Bacteroidota bacterium, one DNA window encodes the following:
- a CDS encoding gliding motility-associated C-terminal domain-containing protein, with translation MSRRVFIALIFIFPTLDLFAQPLPVPDLRCVSVNGDSVTLSWITADTTSFNLYHIYYSYDKYARYNKLSLVVHNYETTSFYQENNVQINPVYYYMVTADSIEYGTESLHSDTVSTIFMTVTPLAGNSIANLTWNHISANLAGQYDIYRRLELSDWKYLTSTTNLFYNDTVRYPFCIDTLIQYRVEIQDDVLECSSFSTIGSGYFSDGIDPVMVEMDTVSVNLQGDVIITWFAVTGDTIKEYVIYRQDYAGGTFDIKGTVSGNETSFIDYELEATIHSVAYRVAAVDGCNNIGLGGFLNPYSTIFIDQIDFNYCDTQIQLNWTPNENLSPPVQGYRLYKVDPSSSSSEYIGETSDTSYTYFYPFDSDSTYCFYVRAYNNSGKSSSSAVRCFIANRPPQPDTLNFKIASVDTVGNNFIELSFFADTATIGTSAVIYRKTSLTDTYISIDTIPNLAMLSDPLVTYRDNNVNVNDQSYYYKITVIDSCNNEAWLPFNEIRTILLRGMLKDNNVNWLFWNAFETLTGQVTAYELYRKIDGIVDTVIILPPTSLDYEDDISSFAQSAGRFSYMVRADIFFYAPDLYREIVYSYSNETLLTQRASLFLPNAFTPNNDGINDDFKPVNFFTDQTGDYQMVIYNRWGQKIFETNDIQEPWKGNYKGDPAPSGVYVYYITYKSLEGLDIQKHGTVTLLR, from the coding sequence ATGTCAAGGAGAGTTTTTATCGCCCTCATTTTTATTTTTCCTACCCTGGATCTTTTTGCCCAGCCTCTTCCTGTACCGGATCTCAGATGTGTTTCAGTGAATGGTGATTCTGTTACTTTATCCTGGATTACAGCCGATACAACGTCCTTCAACCTGTATCATATTTATTATTCGTATGATAAATATGCTCGTTATAATAAATTGAGTTTAGTAGTTCATAATTATGAAACAACCTCTTTTTACCAGGAGAATAATGTCCAAATAAATCCAGTGTATTATTATATGGTCACAGCTGACAGTATCGAATACGGTACCGAATCTCTCCACTCTGATACAGTGAGTACCATTTTTATGACTGTAACACCTTTGGCGGGAAATTCGATAGCAAATCTGACCTGGAATCACATTTCAGCGAACCTCGCAGGTCAATATGATATCTACCGGAGGCTTGAACTGAGCGACTGGAAGTATCTGACTTCCACAACCAATCTGTTTTATAATGATACTGTTCGTTATCCTTTCTGTATAGATACCTTAATACAATACCGGGTTGAAATCCAGGACGATGTTCTTGAATGTTCGTCATTTTCAACAATAGGCAGTGGTTACTTTTCCGATGGCATTGACCCGGTAATGGTCGAAATGGATACTGTGTCAGTTAATCTTCAAGGGGATGTTATTATCACCTGGTTTGCTGTCACTGGCGATACTATCAAAGAGTATGTCATTTACAGACAGGATTACGCTGGTGGTACCTTCGATATAAAAGGCACAGTTTCAGGTAATGAAACATCCTTTATTGATTATGAGTTAGAGGCGACAATTCATTCTGTTGCATATCGTGTTGCAGCAGTGGATGGCTGCAATAATATCGGTCTGGGTGGCTTTTTAAATCCATATAGTACAATATTTATCGATCAGATTGATTTCAATTACTGCGATACGCAAATTCAACTGAATTGGACACCGAATGAAAACCTTAGCCCGCCTGTTCAGGGTTACAGACTTTATAAAGTCGATCCCTCGTCATCATCATCTGAATATATTGGTGAAACATCCGATACATCATATACCTATTTTTATCCCTTTGACTCCGACTCAACCTATTGCTTCTATGTCAGGGCATATAATAATTCAGGTAAATCTTCATCATCTGCGGTACGGTGCTTCATTGCAAACCGCCCGCCACAACCGGATACCTTAAATTTTAAAATAGCTTCAGTCGATACTGTTGGTAACAATTTTATCGAACTCAGTTTTTTCGCCGACACGGCCACCATCGGAACTAGCGCAGTAATTTACCGGAAAACATCTCTTACCGATACCTATATATCCATTGATACTATTCCAAACCTCGCAATGCTTAGCGATCCTCTGGTCACATACCGGGATAATAATGTGAATGTGAATGACCAGAGTTATTATTACAAAATCACTGTCATCGATAGCTGCAACAATGAAGCCTGGCTTCCATTTAATGAAATCCGAACTATATTGCTCCGCGGAATGCTCAAAGATAATAATGTCAACTGGTTGTTCTGGAATGCCTTTGAAACATTAACAGGGCAGGTGACTGCATATGAATTATACAGGAAGATCGATGGAATTGTTGACACGGTCATCATTCTTCCTCCCACGTCCCTGGACTATGAGGATGATATATCCTCTTTTGCTCAGAGTGCCGGAAGGTTTAGCTATATGGTCAGAGCCGATATTTTTTTTTATGCTCCCGATTTATATAGGGAAATTGTGTATAGTTATTCAAATGAAACACTTCTCACGCAAAGAGCCAGCCTCTTTTTACCAAATGCTTTCACCCCTAACAACGATGGCATCAATGACGATTTCAAACCGGTAAATTTCTTCACTGATCAGACAGGTGATTATCAGATGGTGATTTATAACCGCTGGGGGCAGAAAATATTTGAAACCAACGATATACAGGAACCCTGGAAAGGAAATTATAAAGGTGATCCCGCCCCTTCAGGTGTATATGTATACTATATCACCTACAAATCCCTCGAAGGCCTCGACATTCAGAAGCATGGAACCGTCACACTGTTGCGTTAA
- a CDS encoding peptidylprolyl isomerase: MKKIIRIWSVIALFIIPPAAAQIKLIDEIVAVVGNNVILYSDIETQILQYRMQGKITPGSATRCQILESLLYQKLLLNQAELDSIEVTDSRVETSMDARLRYYITQFGSKEKLEEFYQKSVIEIKEELRELVREQMKIEEIQNKITADIQVSPADVKNFYNSIPKDSLPLINTEYQIGQIVKNPPISLEELTISYDRIKALRDRIINGEKFSTLAILYSEDPGSASKGGELGTFTRGTMYPEFEGAAFNLKESGDVSEIIKTEAGYHIIQLIERNGDYINVRHILIQPKVSPDNMEKAKMTLDSVHALIVNKTMTFEEAALKFSDDPGKVNGGLIINSQTNNTSFQADQLDPGLFFVIDNLEVNNVSEAVKFVTEGGKEAYRILYLNNRTEPHRLNMKDDYNTIQSMALDDERNQVIQDWVREKINDSYVKINDRYKNCVFQNKWF, encoded by the coding sequence ATGAAGAAGATTATTAGAATATGGTCAGTTATTGCTCTGTTCATTATTCCACCTGCTGCAGCACAAATAAAACTCATCGATGAAATTGTCGCAGTTGTGGGCAATAACGTTATTCTTTATTCCGACATAGAAACCCAGATTCTGCAATATAGGATGCAGGGTAAAATCACTCCGGGATCAGCCACCCGCTGCCAAATACTGGAAAGTCTCCTTTATCAGAAGCTCCTTCTTAATCAGGCTGAATTAGATAGCATAGAGGTTACCGACAGCAGAGTGGAAACAAGCATGGACGCCCGGCTGAGGTATTATATTACTCAGTTTGGTTCCAAAGAAAAACTGGAAGAATTTTACCAGAAATCCGTTATCGAAATTAAAGAAGAACTTCGGGAACTGGTTAGAGAGCAAATGAAGATCGAAGAGATTCAGAACAAAATCACCGCTGACATCCAGGTTAGCCCCGCAGACGTCAAAAATTTTTACAATAGCATCCCAAAAGACAGCCTGCCACTGATCAATACAGAATACCAGATAGGCCAGATCGTTAAAAATCCACCCATCAGCCTCGAAGAACTCACCATTAGCTACGACAGAATAAAAGCCTTGCGTGACCGTATCATCAATGGAGAAAAATTTTCGACTCTCGCGATCCTTTATTCCGAAGATCCTGGCTCAGCATCTAAAGGCGGTGAACTAGGTACGTTTACACGGGGAACCATGTACCCCGAATTTGAAGGAGCTGCCTTTAACCTCAAAGAATCTGGCGATGTGTCAGAAATCATCAAAACGGAAGCCGGATATCATATCATACAGTTGATTGAGAGAAATGGTGATTATATCAATGTACGACATATCCTTATTCAGCCGAAAGTGTCACCCGACAACATGGAAAAAGCAAAAATGACCCTCGATAGCGTTCATGCCCTGATTGTAAATAAAACCATGACGTTCGAAGAGGCCGCCCTGAAGTTCTCCGATGACCCCGGAAAAGTCAACGGCGGCCTCATTATTAACTCACAAACCAATAATACCTCATTCCAGGCCGATCAACTCGACCCGGGCCTTTTCTTTGTGATCGATAACCTGGAAGTTAATAATGTTTCCGAAGCAGTAAAATTTGTCACTGAGGGAGGTAAAGAAGCCTATCGCATCCTCTATCTTAATAACCGCACCGAACCCCACCGCCTCAACATGAAAGATGATTACAATACCATACAATCAATGGCCTTGGATGATGAACGAAATCAGGTTATCCAGGACTGGGTCAGAGAAAAAATAAATGATTCTTATGTCAAAATTAATGACAGGTATAAGAACTGTGTTTTCCAGAATAAATGGTTCTGA
- a CDS encoding peptidylprolyl isomerase, translating into MKKIASLSLFIWFLIIGLNSGFAQNEKKDKVLVTIAGEGITKSEFLNVYRKNNVNSNVLDKKSIEEYLDLYINFKLKVKEAEDLGLDTVKAFIDELKGYRTQLAQPYLTDEKMVEKLIREAYDREKLDVRVSHILIRVGPDALPADTLAAFNKITDIRNKIMGGANFGAMAVQYSEDPSAQDRPASPKRPAMKGNAGDLGYFTVLDMVYPFETAAYNTPVGEVSQPVRTNYGYHLIKVTDKKPAMGKVQVAHILIRIPANASPDDSLRAKDKAFKAYKDIINGKDFTEAVKEYTDDKGTADKGGVLPWFGVNRMIPEFIIQVSQLKQKGDITPPFLTTYGWHLVKLLDNKEIGSMEDNMSDLKQKVIKNDRIVVSKESFIDSRKKDYHFKEKRKKLKPIYELIDSSIFKGKWDVAKAANLKKPLFKLAGKKYTQYDFAGFLNEKQINGLPENFQIYVNNKYKAYVEETILNHEDSRLEDKYPEFKALMKEYRDGILLFELTDQKVWSKAIKDTLGLEDFYKKNSNDYMWDQRIDASVFTLSNPAYVQKTRELAATNTPSDEILNIINQDTAVYLTIIRDKYQKGDNDIIDQISWTKGLSDNFQKEGNTVFVYIYDLLPPQSKTLSEARGIITADYQNFLEKEWIKTLHEKYPVVVNNAVLESIK; encoded by the coding sequence ATGAAAAAGATAGCCAGTCTGAGCCTATTCATTTGGTTCCTGATCATTGGATTGAATAGCGGCTTTGCTCAAAATGAAAAAAAAGATAAGGTTCTTGTGACCATCGCAGGTGAGGGGATTACAAAATCGGAATTCCTGAACGTTTATAGAAAAAACAACGTCAACAGTAATGTCCTGGATAAAAAATCCATCGAGGAATATCTCGACCTGTATATCAATTTCAAATTAAAAGTTAAAGAAGCAGAAGATCTTGGACTGGATACTGTTAAAGCTTTTATTGACGAGCTGAAAGGATACAGGACACAACTTGCCCAGCCTTATCTTACTGATGAAAAGATGGTTGAGAAACTCATACGGGAGGCTTATGACAGAGAAAAGCTGGATGTACGCGTCAGTCATATCCTCATCAGGGTGGGACCGGATGCATTACCCGCAGATACACTCGCAGCCTTTAACAAAATAACGGATATAAGAAACAAGATCATGGGAGGAGCAAATTTTGGCGCTATGGCAGTTCAATATTCCGAAGATCCATCTGCACAGGACCGCCCGGCATCACCTAAAAGGCCGGCAATGAAAGGTAATGCTGGTGACCTCGGATATTTCACCGTGCTGGATATGGTCTACCCTTTCGAAACAGCAGCTTATAATACGCCTGTCGGAGAAGTGTCACAGCCTGTCCGTACTAACTATGGTTACCACTTGATTAAGGTCACAGATAAAAAACCCGCCATGGGAAAAGTCCAGGTCGCTCATATCCTTATCCGTATACCGGCTAATGCCTCACCCGATGACTCACTCCGGGCTAAAGACAAAGCTTTCAAGGCCTACAAGGACATCATCAACGGTAAAGATTTCACAGAAGCCGTTAAGGAATATACTGACGATAAGGGTACTGCAGATAAAGGTGGAGTATTACCATGGTTTGGAGTGAATAGAATGATACCGGAATTTATTATCCAGGTTTCCCAGTTGAAACAAAAAGGTGATATTACGCCACCATTCCTCACAACCTATGGCTGGCATTTAGTTAAATTACTCGATAACAAAGAGATAGGATCTATGGAAGATAATATGTCCGACCTGAAACAAAAAGTGATAAAAAACGACAGAATAGTGGTCAGCAAGGAATCTTTTATCGACTCACGGAAAAAAGATTACCACTTCAAAGAAAAAAGAAAAAAACTCAAACCCATTTACGAGTTGATAGATTCTTCAATCTTTAAAGGGAAATGGGATGTAGCTAAAGCTGCTAATCTCAAGAAGCCTTTGTTTAAACTGGCCGGAAAGAAATATACACAATATGACTTTGCCGGATTCTTGAATGAAAAACAAATCAATGGCCTCCCGGAAAATTTCCAGATCTATGTGAACAACAAATACAAAGCATATGTCGAAGAAACCATCCTGAATCACGAGGACAGCCGCCTTGAGGATAAGTATCCCGAGTTTAAGGCATTGATGAAAGAATACAGGGATGGTATTCTCCTGTTTGAATTGACAGATCAAAAAGTCTGGTCCAAAGCCATAAAAGACACCCTTGGACTGGAAGATTTCTATAAGAAAAACAGCAATGACTATATGTGGGATCAGCGCATTGATGCTTCTGTTTTTACTCTCAGTAATCCCGCATACGTACAGAAAACAAGGGAACTGGCAGCAACTAACACACCCAGTGATGAAATATTGAATATAATTAATCAGGATACGGCAGTATATCTGACAATCATACGTGACAAATACCAAAAGGGTGATAATGACATCATCGACCAGATCAGTTGGACTAAAGGTCTGTCGGATAATTTCCAGAAAGAAGGTAACACGGTTTTTGTCTATATCTATGACCTTCTACCTCCTCAATCTAAAACTCTCAGTGAGGCACGGGGGATTATCACTGCTGACTACCAGAACTTCCTTGAGAAAGAATGGATCAAAACGCTGCATGAAAAGTACCCAGTGGTAGTCAATAATGCCGTACTTGAATCCATTAAATAA
- a CDS encoding serine hydroxymethyltransferase has protein sequence MKRDTLVFDIIHQEVNRQTMGLELIASENFVSEQVLEAMGSVMTNKYAEGYPTKRYYGGCINVDKTEQLAIDRAKELFGAEWANVQPHSGAQANMAVMLACLKPGDTFMGLDLSHGGHLSHGSPVNSSGILYKPVAYEVEESTGVINYDRMEEIALIEKPRLIIAGASAYSRDWDYKRMREIADKVDAILMADIAHPAGLIAKGLLNDPLPWCHVITTTTHKTLRGPRGGMILIGKDFDNPWGITTKKGEVRTMASLLDSAVFPGIQGGPLEHVIAAKAVAFGEALTEEYKDYIIQVKKNASVMAQAFIQKGYHIISGGTDNHLMLIDLRTKFPNLSGRDAENALVRADVTVNKNMVPFDSRTPFQTSGLRIGTPAVTTRGLKEKHMPVIVDFIDEILCDIQNEDKNTSVRKRVNEMMAEFPLYA, from the coding sequence ATGAAACGCGACACACTGGTATTTGATATTATTCATCAGGAGGTTAATCGCCAGACCATGGGTTTGGAATTAATAGCTTCGGAAAATTTTGTCAGTGAGCAGGTACTGGAGGCGATGGGATCAGTCATGACGAATAAATATGCTGAGGGTTATCCAACTAAACGTTATTACGGTGGGTGTATAAATGTTGACAAAACGGAGCAGCTTGCCATTGACCGTGCAAAGGAATTATTTGGTGCTGAGTGGGCAAATGTTCAGCCGCATTCAGGTGCCCAAGCCAATATGGCTGTTATGCTGGCATGCCTTAAACCCGGTGATACTTTTATGGGGCTGGATCTTTCGCATGGTGGCCACCTGTCGCATGGATCACCGGTCAATTCGTCGGGGATACTTTATAAACCTGTAGCTTATGAGGTAGAGGAAAGTACGGGAGTGATAAACTATGACAGGATGGAGGAGATAGCCCTGATTGAGAAGCCAAGGCTCATTATTGCAGGTGCATCAGCCTATTCGAGGGATTGGGATTACAAGAGGATGCGGGAGATAGCGGATAAGGTGGATGCGATATTAATGGCAGATATAGCGCATCCGGCAGGACTGATAGCAAAGGGTCTTCTCAACGATCCATTGCCATGGTGCCATGTGATAACCACTACCACCCACAAAACCCTCCGGGGGCCAAGGGGAGGTATGATACTCATCGGCAAGGACTTTGACAACCCCTGGGGTATAACAACCAAGAAAGGTGAGGTCAGGACTATGGCATCACTGTTGGATTCCGCTGTATTTCCAGGTATTCAGGGCGGGCCGCTGGAGCATGTCATTGCTGCCAAGGCTGTTGCTTTTGGTGAAGCACTGACTGAAGAATACAAAGACTACATTATCCAGGTTAAAAAGAATGCCAGTGTTATGGCTCAGGCCTTTATCCAAAAGGGTTATCATATCATTTCGGGCGGTACCGACAACCATCTGATGCTCATTGACCTGAGAACAAAATTTCCAAATCTCTCCGGAAGGGATGCAGAGAATGCACTGGTCAGAGCAGATGTCACTGTCAACAAAAATATGGTACCATTTGACTCACGGACACCATTCCAGACTTCCGGATTGAGGATCGGCACACCGGCTGTTACGACAAGGGGACTCAAAGAGAAACATATGCCGGTGATTGTTGATTTCATTGATGAGATCCTTTGCGATATTCAGAATGAGGATAAAAACACTTCTGTCAGAAAAAGAGTGAATGAAATGATGGCAGAGTTCCCGCTATATGCGTAA
- the guaB gene encoding IMP dehydrogenase → MALDPEKFLEEGLTYDDVLLIPAYSEVLPRDVDVSSLFSRNIRLNVPIVSAAMDTVTESTMAIAMAQEGGIGVLHKNMTIERQAHEVKKVKRAESGIIIDPIVLDEGARVIDALTIMKEHSIGGIPVINKKKQLVGIITNRDLRFERNLGRPVAEVMTRDNLITTNESTTFDQAEDILQQYKIEKLPVIDKDRKLVGLITYKDIIKIKTRPNACKDEKGRLRVAAAIGVGSDTLERVQALVDQNVDALVIDTAHAHTKSVRDMAKTIKKHYPNVQLVVGNIGTGEAARDLSKIGIDALKVGIGPGSICTTRVIAGIGIPQLTAIFNVAKAIKGSGIPIIADGGIRYTGDITKALAAGAHSIMAGSLFAGVEESPGETIIYEGRKYKTYRGMGSIEAMQKGSKDRYFQDMEDDLKKLVPEGIVGRVPFKGSLAEVIHQMVGGLRSGMGYTGASNIEKLQQAKFIRITAAGVTESHPHDVTIVRESPNYSR, encoded by the coding sequence ATGGCTTTAGATCCGGAAAAATTTCTTGAAGAGGGACTCACTTATGATGACGTGCTGCTAATCCCGGCCTACTCGGAGGTACTCCCTCGCGATGTCGATGTTTCATCGCTCTTTTCCAGGAACATACGTTTGAATGTTCCTATCGTTTCAGCCGCAATGGATACCGTGACCGAATCAACCATGGCTATAGCCATGGCACAGGAAGGCGGCATTGGAGTCCTTCACAAAAATATGACCATTGAACGGCAGGCGCATGAAGTTAAAAAGGTTAAACGTGCCGAAAGCGGTATCATCATCGATCCTATTGTTCTTGATGAGGGAGCAAGGGTTATCGATGCACTCACTATCATGAAAGAACACAGCATCGGCGGAATACCCGTGATCAATAAAAAGAAACAGCTTGTCGGCATCATCACCAACAGAGACCTGCGATTTGAGAGAAATCTCGGCAGACCTGTGGCTGAAGTCATGACCAGGGATAATCTGATCACTACCAATGAATCCACTACATTCGATCAGGCAGAGGACATCCTCCAGCAATATAAAATTGAAAAGCTTCCTGTCATCGATAAAGACCGGAAACTCGTCGGACTCATCACTTATAAAGATATTATCAAGATCAAAACACGCCCCAATGCTTGTAAGGATGAAAAAGGCAGGCTGCGCGTCGCTGCAGCAATTGGTGTGGGTTCCGACACGCTGGAGAGGGTTCAGGCACTCGTGGACCAAAATGTCGACGCCCTTGTCATCGATACGGCACACGCTCATACAAAAAGCGTCAGAGACATGGCAAAGACAATAAAAAAACACTACCCAAACGTCCAGCTTGTGGTTGGTAACATCGGCACAGGTGAAGCTGCCCGGGATCTGTCAAAAATCGGAATAGATGCCTTAAAAGTCGGTATAGGTCCGGGTTCAATCTGCACCACACGAGTTATCGCCGGTATCGGCATCCCTCAACTCACGGCTATCTTCAATGTGGCTAAAGCCATCAAGGGTAGCGGTATTCCTATTATCGCCGATGGCGGCATCCGTTATACAGGTGATATCACCAAAGCATTAGCCGCCGGAGCCCATTCTATCATGGCCGGGTCGCTCTTCGCAGGCGTTGAAGAATCTCCCGGTGAAACCATCATCTATGAAGGAAGAAAATACAAAACATACCGTGGCATGGGGTCTATCGAAGCCATGCAAAAAGGCTCCAAAGACCGTTACTTCCAGGATATGGAAGATGATTTAAAAAAACTCGTGCCTGAGGGTATCGTCGGTAGAGTGCCATTCAAAGGATCTCTAGCCGAAGTAATTCATCAAATGGTAGGTGGCCTCCGCTCAGGTATGGGTTACACCGGCGCTTCAAATATTGAAAAACTCCAGCAGGCAAAATTCATCAGAATCACCGCCGCCGGCGTCACCGAAAGTCACCCCCACGACGTAACCATCGTCAGGGAATCTCCTAACTACAGCCGATAA